Proteins from one Sphingomonas sp. HF-S4 genomic window:
- a CDS encoding sensor histidine kinase produces MILIASAWIFVLLVGGGVALDRVLTTAITRNFDEQLDYLLTSMIVSAELGPSGEVMLNRELADQRFLEPGSGAYWQISGKGFEPFPSRSLWDRKLRVNQRHDDRDLHIYDSDEFVDKTPRADRDPNDPSNQLLRIAERDLTLPGSPVRWKFQVAQSRDGLDAQIATLRRTLVRSFVLLGLGLIVMVGLQTWYGLLPLRKVRKEIARLRAGEASRIEDRMPAEIAPMVDELNALVEHNDRQAEEARRHAGNLAHALKTPLSVIMNAAAAGQDDLAPTVIREARTMRRQIDHHLARARAVGRRGSAHSRAQVWPSVEAVERAVARLYPNVRIDVDGQKDLVAHIERQDLDDLLGNLVENAAKYGGGSVFITAGVQAGFVEILVEDDGRGIPEADRIRIFDRGVRLDSGKPGTGLGLAIVRDVAEIYDGTVSLEESEDLGGLLVRLRLPAAS; encoded by the coding sequence ATGATCCTGATCGCCAGCGCGTGGATTTTCGTGCTGCTGGTCGGCGGCGGCGTCGCGCTCGATCGCGTGCTCACCACCGCGATCACGCGGAACTTCGACGAGCAGCTCGATTACCTGCTTACCTCGATGATCGTCTCGGCCGAGCTCGGCCCGAGCGGCGAAGTGATGCTCAACCGCGAACTCGCCGACCAGCGTTTCCTCGAACCCGGCTCGGGCGCCTATTGGCAAATCAGCGGCAAGGGCTTCGAACCCTTCCCGTCGCGCTCGCTGTGGGACCGCAAGCTGCGCGTCAATCAGCGCCATGACGATCGCGACCTCCACATCTACGACAGCGACGAGTTCGTTGACAAAACCCCGCGCGCCGACCGCGATCCCAACGATCCGAGCAACCAGTTGCTCCGCATCGCCGAACGCGACCTGACGTTGCCCGGATCGCCGGTGCGGTGGAAATTCCAGGTGGCGCAGAGCCGCGACGGTCTCGACGCCCAGATCGCCACGCTGCGCCGCACGCTGGTGCGCAGCTTCGTGCTGCTCGGGCTCGGGCTGATCGTGATGGTCGGGTTGCAGACCTGGTACGGACTGCTGCCGCTGCGGAAGGTCCGAAAGGAGATCGCCCGGCTGCGCGCCGGCGAGGCCAGCAGGATCGAGGATCGCATGCCTGCGGAAATCGCGCCGATGGTCGACGAATTGAACGCGCTGGTCGAGCACAACGATCGCCAGGCCGAGGAAGCGCGGCGCCATGCCGGCAACCTCGCCCATGCACTCAAGACCCCGCTCAGCGTGATCATGAACGCCGCCGCAGCCGGACAGGACGACCTCGCCCCCACTGTGATCCGCGAGGCGCGGACGATGCGTCGCCAGATCGACCACCACCTCGCCCGCGCCCGCGCCGTCGGCAGGCGGGGCAGCGCCCACAGCCGCGCGCAGGTCTGGCCCTCGGTCGAGGCCGTCGAGCGCGCCGTCGCCCGGCTCTATCCGAATGTCCGCATCGACGTGGACGGCCAGAAGGACCTGGTCGCGCATATCGAGCGCCAGGATCTCGACGACCTTCTCGGCAACCTTGTCGAGAACGCCGCCAAATATGGCGGCGGCAGCGTGTTCATCACCGCGGGCGTTCAGGCCGGGTTCGTCGAGATCCTCGTCGAGGACGATGGCCGCGGCATCCCGGAGGCCGACCGCATTCGCATCTTCGACCGGGGCGTCCGCCTCGACAGCGGCAAGCCCGGGACCGGCCTGGGCCTGGCGATCGTTCGCGACGTGGCCGAGATCTACGATGGCACCGTCAGCCTCGAAGAGAGCGAAGATCTCGGGGGCCTGCTGGTTCGGCTAAGGCTGCCGGCGGCGAGCTAA
- a CDS encoding response regulator transcription factor produces MRLLIVEDEPNLGQQLRNALEGAGYAVDLATDGEEGLYLGSNEQYDAIILDLGLPEIDGLTVLDRWRKEGKTTPVLVLTARDSWSDKVAGLDAGADDYVAKPFQTEELIARLRALIRRASGNASAELIAGDIRLDTRSGKVTKAGEPVKLTAQEYKLLSYLLHHKGKVVSRTELIEHIYDQDFDRDSNTIEVFVTRIRKKLGPDVITTIRGLGYSLEEPAVA; encoded by the coding sequence ATGCGACTTCTGATCGTCGAGGACGAACCCAATCTCGGACAGCAGCTCCGCAACGCGCTCGAAGGCGCGGGCTATGCGGTCGATCTCGCCACCGATGGCGAGGAAGGGCTCTATCTCGGCTCGAACGAGCAATATGACGCGATCATCCTCGATCTCGGCCTCCCCGAGATCGACGGCCTCACCGTGCTCGATCGCTGGCGCAAGGAAGGCAAGACCACCCCGGTGCTCGTGCTCACCGCGCGCGACAGCTGGTCGGACAAGGTCGCCGGGCTCGATGCCGGCGCCGACGATTATGTCGCCAAGCCGTTCCAGACCGAGGAACTGATCGCCCGGCTGCGCGCGCTGATCCGCCGTGCCTCGGGCAACGCGTCCGCGGAGCTCATTGCCGGCGACATCCGCCTCGACACGCGCAGCGGCAAGGTCACCAAGGCCGGCGAGCCGGTCAAGCTGACCGCGCAGGAATACAAGCTGCTCAGCTATCTGCTCCACCACAAGGGCAAGGTCGTCAGCCGCACCGAGCTGATCGAGCACATCTACGATCAGGATTTCGATCGCGATTCGAACACGATCGAAGTGTTCGTCACCCGCATCCGCAAGAAGCTCGGGCCCGACGTGATCACTACCATCCGCGGGCTGGGCTACAGCCTCGAGGAACCCGCGGTCGCCTGA
- a CDS encoding LLM class flavin-dependent oxidoreductase yields MTAYSLLDLVPIVQGGTASQAFANAADLARHAEGLGFTRYWVAEHHGMEGIASAATAVVIGHVGAATSTIRVGAGGIMLPNHSPLQVAEQFGTLDALFPGRIDLGLGRAPGSDQRVSAAIRRGMGGSGNEFPQDVVELQSYFADDGQTGIRATPGAGADVKLWILGSSLFGAQLAAALGLPYAFASHFAPGLMDEAADVYRRNFRPSAVLDKPHLMLGFNVFGADSDDEAEYLATSQQQAFVAIRTGRGIQLPPPVRGYRESLGPQGNAMLEQVLSASAIGGPDKVRAQLAAFVARTGADELMLTSAMFDHDARRKSLTIAAEAMKSL; encoded by the coding sequence ATGACCGCTTATTCGCTGCTCGACCTCGTTCCCATCGTCCAGGGTGGGACCGCTTCCCAAGCCTTTGCCAACGCCGCCGATCTGGCGCGGCATGCCGAGGGCCTCGGTTTCACTCGCTACTGGGTCGCCGAGCATCACGGGATGGAGGGCATCGCCAGCGCCGCCACCGCGGTGGTGATCGGCCATGTCGGCGCCGCGACCTCGACGATCCGCGTCGGGGCGGGTGGGATCATGCTGCCCAATCATTCGCCGCTTCAGGTTGCCGAACAGTTCGGCACGCTCGATGCGCTGTTCCCGGGACGGATCGATTTGGGGCTCGGACGTGCGCCGGGATCGGACCAGCGCGTATCGGCCGCGATCCGCCGCGGCATGGGCGGCAGCGGCAACGAATTCCCGCAGGACGTGGTCGAGCTGCAAAGCTATTTCGCCGATGACGGCCAGACCGGCATCCGCGCTACGCCGGGGGCGGGGGCGGACGTCAAGCTCTGGATCCTCGGATCGAGCCTGTTCGGCGCGCAGCTCGCCGCGGCGCTGGGGCTGCCTTATGCCTTTGCCTCGCACTTCGCGCCTGGGTTGATGGACGAAGCAGCCGATGTCTATCGCCGCAACTTCAGGCCCTCGGCAGTGCTCGACAAGCCGCATCTGATGCTCGGGTTCAATGTGTTCGGCGCGGACAGCGACGACGAGGCGGAATATCTCGCGACGTCGCAGCAACAGGCGTTCGTCGCGATCCGTACCGGGCGCGGCATCCAGCTGCCGCCGCCGGTGCGCGGCTATCGCGAGAGCCTGGGGCCGCAGGGCAATGCGATGCTCGAACAGGTGCTCTCGGCGAGCGCGATCGGCGGGCCCGACAAAGTGCGCGCGCAGCTTGCCGCGTTCGTGGCGCGGACGGGGGCGGATGAGCTGATGCTGACCAGCGCGATGTTCGATCACGATGCGCGCAGGAAGAGCCTGACGATCGCCGCGGAGGCGATGAAGTCGCTTTAG